A genome region from Myroides fluvii includes the following:
- a CDS encoding efflux RND transporter permease subunit — translation MKIAEISIKRPSIIIVLFIALLLGGIFSYKNLSYELIPKFEVNVITVATVYPGASPSEIENTVTKKIEDAVASLENVKKVEALSFESLSTVMIYLTSEANVDLSLNDAQRKINAILKDLPKDVDPPSLQKYSLSDLPIMTLSVTSNLTEKELYDLLDKKIQPIFSRVAGVAKVELVGGEEREIQVLLDPKKIEAYGLSVPLVQQAVLSSNLDFPTGSVKSGDKQTLIRLAGKYKNIEEMRNLVIASQGGIDIRLSDIADVQDGIKEVEKIARLNQQSTILMQVIKQSDANAVTVSELTQQSIAEVETNYADIQLNIKTANDSSQFTLEAANAVMFDLFLAIVLVAFVMLFFLHSFRNALIVMVAIPLSLVATFIGIYLLGYSLNLLSLLALSLVVGILVDDAIVVIENIHRHMEMGKNKVRASFDGAKEIGFTVTAITLVIVVVFLPIAMSSGLVPNIIKQFCVTVIIATMLSLLVSFTIVPWLFSRYGKIEVIKPTSFFGKILHGFEKGLTSFTHSISGLLVWSLHSTQNTITVLFIVALAFFGSLGLPSLGYIGGEFFPKTDKGEFLVQLELDKDASVQQTNLVTQKAEAFLRTKPEVVDMITTVGQSSEGYGGSQATKYKSEIHVILTDKKERSESSFVYAAKLKKELAPLMVGVKVKTVPVGLIGAEEAPLALTITGSNLDDAMEFAIQAKDLLDQIPGTMETKLTTETGSPEINVQVDRDKMAALGLDMYTVGMTMQTAFNGNTDGKYRAGEYEYDINIRFQEYARTTIDDVKTINFKNNQGQDVKLEQFATVSYSSGPSILERRDKSPSVTIKSQTIGRSPGDIANDWLPQFDQLTLKPGVKYQWTGTMEDQEEGFGTLGIALLAAIILVYLVMVALYDSFSKPFIVIFSVPLSFIGALLALAIANISLNIFTILGIIMLIGLVCKNAILLVDFANHRVEAGDSVHDALIAANHARLRPILMTTIAMVIGMVPIALADGAGAEMNNGLAVVIIGGLLSSLLLTLVIVPIIYSIFDKIGKRFGKKEKLDYQAEMEADYEPNHHFVDHH, via the coding sequence ATGAAAATAGCCGAAATATCCATCAAACGTCCGAGCATTATCATTGTGCTATTCATTGCACTTTTACTCGGAGGTATATTTAGTTATAAAAACCTGAGTTATGAACTTATTCCCAAGTTCGAAGTAAACGTGATTACAGTAGCAACTGTCTATCCAGGAGCTTCCCCTTCGGAAATTGAAAATACCGTAACCAAAAAGATTGAAGATGCTGTTGCTTCTTTGGAGAATGTAAAAAAAGTAGAAGCCTTATCTTTTGAGAGCTTGTCAACTGTCATGATTTATTTGACTTCAGAAGCCAATGTAGATCTCTCGTTGAACGATGCACAGCGCAAGATTAATGCTATCCTCAAAGATTTACCCAAAGACGTTGACCCGCCTTCTTTACAGAAATATTCCCTCAGTGACTTGCCGATCATGACCTTGAGCGTGACGAGTAACTTAACGGAAAAGGAGCTCTACGATTTATTAGACAAGAAGATTCAACCGATCTTCTCTCGTGTAGCGGGAGTAGCGAAAGTAGAATTGGTGGGTGGAGAAGAACGAGAGATTCAAGTTTTACTCGATCCCAAGAAAATTGAAGCTTATGGTTTGAGCGTACCCCTGGTGCAACAAGCCGTATTGAGTTCCAACTTAGACTTCCCTACGGGAAGTGTAAAATCGGGAGATAAACAAACCCTCATTCGCTTAGCGGGAAAATACAAGAATATTGAAGAGATGCGAAACTTAGTTATTGCATCCCAAGGAGGAATAGACATCCGATTAAGCGATATTGCCGATGTACAAGATGGCATCAAAGAAGTGGAGAAAATTGCGCGTTTAAATCAGCAATCGACTATTTTGATGCAAGTAATCAAGCAATCAGATGCCAATGCAGTAACAGTAAGTGAATTGACACAACAATCCATTGCTGAAGTAGAAACAAACTACGCCGATATCCAATTAAACATTAAAACGGCCAATGATTCTTCTCAATTTACTTTAGAAGCAGCCAATGCCGTTATGTTTGACTTGTTCTTGGCCATCGTCCTTGTGGCTTTTGTGATGTTGTTTTTCTTACACAGTTTTAGAAATGCCCTGATTGTAATGGTTGCGATTCCGCTTTCGTTAGTAGCGACCTTTATAGGAATTTACCTGTTGGGGTATTCGTTAAACCTATTGAGTTTACTAGCCCTTTCACTGGTTGTTGGTATTTTGGTGGACGATGCCATTGTGGTAATTGAGAACATTCACCGCCACATGGAGATGGGTAAAAACAAGGTTCGCGCTTCCTTTGATGGGGCGAAAGAAATTGGATTCACCGTAACGGCCATTACCTTAGTTATTGTTGTCGTATTCTTACCTATTGCCATGTCTTCTGGCTTAGTGCCGAATATCATCAAGCAATTCTGTGTAACAGTAATCATTGCAACGATGTTGTCATTGTTGGTTTCCTTTACGATTGTTCCTTGGTTATTCTCGAGATATGGGAAAATTGAAGTCATCAAGCCAACCTCTTTCTTTGGAAAGATATTACACGGATTTGAAAAAGGATTAACTTCATTTACACACAGTATTTCTGGTTTATTGGTTTGGTCTTTACATTCAACACAAAATACAATTACTGTTCTCTTTATTGTAGCGTTAGCCTTCTTTGGATCTTTAGGTCTCCCTTCGTTGGGGTATATTGGAGGAGAATTTTTCCCTAAAACCGATAAAGGAGAATTTTTAGTTCAGTTAGAATTAGACAAAGATGCTTCTGTACAGCAGACGAATCTCGTGACCCAAAAAGCAGAGGCCTTCTTGCGTACCAAACCAGAAGTCGTGGATATGATTACTACCGTTGGGCAATCTTCCGAAGGATACGGAGGAAGTCAAGCGACCAAATACAAATCGGAGATTCACGTAATCTTAACGGACAAGAAGGAAAGAAGCGAAAGTTCATTTGTCTATGCGGCAAAATTGAAAAAAGAACTAGCTCCCTTGATGGTAGGGGTAAAAGTAAAAACAGTTCCTGTGGGATTAATTGGTGCTGAAGAAGCCCCATTAGCCTTGACAATTACAGGTTCTAATTTAGATGATGCGATGGAGTTTGCCATTCAGGCCAAAGATTTGTTGGATCAGATTCCAGGAACAATGGAAACGAAGTTAACTACAGAAACCGGAAGTCCAGAGATCAATGTCCAAGTCGATCGCGATAAAATGGCAGCCCTTGGTTTAGATATGTACACCGTGGGGATGACTATGCAAACCGCATTTAACGGAAACACGGATGGAAAATACCGAGCGGGAGAATACGAATACGATATCAACATTCGCTTCCAGGAATATGCGAGAACCACGATTGACGATGTAAAAACCATCAACTTCAAAAACAACCAAGGTCAAGATGTGAAATTAGAACAATTTGCTACGGTTAGCTATAGTTCAGGCCCCTCTATTTTAGAGCGCAGAGACAAGAGTCCGTCAGTAACCATTAAATCCCAAACCATTGGGCGTTCCCCTGGAGATATTGCCAATGATTGGTTGCCTCAATTTGATCAGTTAACCTTAAAACCAGGAGTAAAATACCAATGGACCGGAACAATGGAAGATCAAGAAGAAGGTTTTGGTACTTTGGGAATTGCCTTGCTTGCGGCTATTATTTTAGTATATCTGGTAATGGTTGCACTTTATGACAGTTTTTCTAAGCCGTTCATCGTTATCTTCTCTGTGCCTTTGTCCTTTATTGGCGCTTTATTAGCCTTGGCCATCGCCAATATTTCCTTAAACATTTTTACCATTTTAGGGATTATCATGCTGATTGGTCTAGTGTGTAAGAATGCCATTTTGCTGGTGGACTTTGCCAACCACAGAGTCGAAGCGGGTGATAGTGTACACGACGCCTTAATTGCGGCAAACCACGCGCGTTTACGTCCAATTTTAATGACGACAATTGCCATGGTTATCGGTATGGTACCGATTGCATTAGCCGATGGCGCAGGAGCAGAAATGAACAACGGATTAGCTGTGGTTATCATTGGTGGATTACTGTCTTCCTTGCTGCTCACCCTAGTTATCGTGCCAATCATCTACTCTATTTTCGATAAAATAGGCAAGCGATTTGGCAAAAAAGAAAAGCTAGATTATCAAGCAGAAATGGAAGCGGACTATGAGCCTAACCATCATTTTGTAGATCATCACTAG
- a CDS encoding helix-turn-helix domain-containing protein has protein sequence MQTPAQKCKNQSEKMRTRRKELGFSQEYVAMKLNISQKAYSDIESGKTKLKNDVLNEIAIILEISPFQICPIACDCTSDLQTKHAQLVQYLQEKGVDFPEELS, from the coding sequence ATGCAAACACCAGCACAAAAATGTAAAAATCAATCAGAAAAGATGCGTACAAGGCGAAAGGAGTTAGGTTTTTCTCAGGAATATGTAGCGATGAAGCTTAATATTTCACAAAAGGCCTATTCTGATATTGAGAGTGGAAAGACAAAATTGAAGAATGATGTATTAAATGAGATTGCTATAATTCTAGAAATCTCTCCTTTTCAAATTTGCCCTATTGCATGTGATTGTACTTCAGATTTACAAACAAAGCACGCACAACTTGTTCAATATCTTCAAGAGAAAGGTGTTGACTTCCCAGAGGAATTAAGTTAA
- a CDS encoding outer membrane beta-barrel family protein, producing the protein MKTKLSTFILFFTLSCVSFAQVKLSGTVVNPSQQPLDFAEILLLDQNEKLLQHTYTDETGQFSFENIPSDSYTLRVNNLGITQYETSITLTQDVTLAPLTVQNDKMLDEIVVATQAKVFERKVDRTVFNIEQSVHANNSNAKDLLKLTPGLKVDKDQIALIGKSSMQVMINDKMLPLTGEELMNYLQTIPSETIQKIEIISTPPAKYEASGNSGLINIVLKQAKHNSWNNQISTGFEATDKALWKISDVFNYSKNKLSLAGAMNASRGYNQEIGKMNLHYPTETWNTVYRETKQNKDLSGSFQLDYQATPKTGFGVQYRGSKNTQQTTDNNQVDVNNSVDNLIKNINTKGKSSPDFNNHAINLNLTHKFDTVGNKLNLDLDYFNYKINKSRVFNTNTHYVDNFVNNDQQAQTEGDQKIDNYSAKIDLEHPFSFANLSYGAKVSVVKTVNNANSSTFNGQTTLPEIIQADHFIYRENIQAAYVSASKSFGKKWEAQVGLRVESTQTTGESIATQTTEKTNYTELFPTLYVSYKINEENNLSMSANRRISRPSFWQLNPFRWYVNEYNYVTGDPALKPTYVNAMNVNYTFKNKLFINASYSKVTDLASQYSNIDTENHIQVLKQGNIFDAASTNLSITHVFDTWHWLNSQNTLSAFYNSSKLIQDVQVDTHDGMGYYFSSNNTLQLNADKTFQAQVDFWYQSKLNNGNWKLKPMYGLNLGLKYAMLDKKLNISAYMNDILRTSHLRAQATSDGVKQQYNMYHDNRYFTLGLSYSFGNSKIQVKERQGSNKDIINRK; encoded by the coding sequence ATGAAAACTAAACTAAGCACTTTTATTCTGTTTTTCACCCTTTCTTGTGTCAGCTTTGCACAAGTTAAACTTTCTGGCACCGTTGTCAATCCCAGCCAACAACCCCTTGATTTTGCCGAAATTTTATTACTTGACCAAAATGAGAAGCTACTTCAACATACCTACACGGATGAAACAGGTCAATTCTCGTTTGAAAACATCCCTTCCGATTCTTATACTTTACGTGTAAATAATCTCGGAATCACGCAATATGAAACAAGCATAACCCTAACTCAGGATGTGACATTAGCACCTTTGACTGTTCAAAACGACAAAATGCTAGATGAAATTGTCGTGGCTACCCAAGCAAAAGTATTTGAGCGAAAAGTAGATCGCACCGTGTTCAATATTGAACAATCTGTACACGCAAACAACAGCAATGCCAAAGACCTTTTAAAGCTTACCCCTGGACTAAAGGTGGATAAGGATCAAATCGCATTAATCGGAAAAAGCAGCATGCAAGTGATGATTAACGACAAAATGTTGCCTTTAACAGGAGAAGAACTGATGAACTACCTGCAAACTATTCCTTCTGAAACCATTCAAAAGATCGAGATTATCAGCACACCACCAGCAAAATACGAAGCTAGTGGCAACAGCGGATTAATCAATATTGTATTAAAACAAGCCAAACACAATTCGTGGAACAATCAGATCAGCACAGGCTTTGAAGCAACAGATAAAGCGTTGTGGAAAATTAGCGATGTATTCAATTACAGCAAAAACAAGCTATCCCTTGCTGGTGCAATGAATGCCAGTAGGGGTTACAACCAAGAAATTGGAAAAATGAACTTGCATTATCCTACAGAAACTTGGAATACTGTTTATCGCGAAACAAAACAGAACAAAGACCTTTCGGGTAGTTTTCAGTTGGATTATCAAGCGACACCTAAAACTGGATTCGGCGTTCAATATAGAGGAAGTAAAAACACGCAACAAACAACAGATAACAATCAAGTCGATGTGAATAACTCGGTTGATAACTTGATTAAAAACATCAATACGAAAGGAAAATCGAGTCCAGATTTCAACAATCACGCCATCAATTTAAATCTGACACATAAGTTTGATACTGTGGGTAATAAACTAAATTTAGACTTGGATTACTTTAACTACAAAATCAATAAATCACGAGTTTTCAACACAAATACGCACTATGTTGATAACTTTGTTAACAATGACCAACAAGCTCAAACCGAAGGAGATCAGAAAATAGACAATTACAGTGCAAAAATAGACTTAGAACACCCGTTTTCTTTTGCCAACTTATCTTATGGAGCTAAAGTGAGCGTTGTAAAAACAGTTAACAATGCTAACTCTTCTACCTTCAATGGTCAAACGACGCTACCTGAAATCATACAAGCCGATCACTTTATTTACAGAGAGAACATTCAAGCCGCCTACGTAAGTGCATCAAAATCATTTGGAAAAAAATGGGAAGCTCAGGTGGGTTTACGCGTAGAGAGCACGCAAACCACAGGCGAATCAATAGCGACGCAAACCACAGAAAAGACGAATTACACCGAACTTTTCCCCACGCTTTATGTAAGTTATAAAATCAATGAGGAGAACAATCTCTCCATGAGTGCGAATCGACGTATCAGCAGACCGAGTTTTTGGCAACTAAACCCCTTCCGTTGGTATGTCAATGAATACAACTATGTAACGGGAGATCCAGCCTTAAAGCCTACGTATGTAAATGCAATGAACGTAAACTATACCTTCAAGAACAAATTATTTATTAATGCATCCTATTCAAAAGTAACAGATCTTGCTTCTCAATATTCAAACATTGACACCGAAAACCATATCCAAGTATTGAAACAAGGCAACATTTTTGATGCAGCTAGTACCAACCTGAGTATCACCCATGTATTTGACACTTGGCATTGGTTAAACTCCCAAAACACACTATCGGCGTTCTACAATTCGAGTAAGTTAATTCAGGATGTTCAGGTAGACACTCACGATGGAATGGGGTACTATTTTAGCTCTAACAATACGCTTCAGCTCAATGCAGACAAAACGTTTCAGGCTCAAGTCGACTTTTGGTATCAATCGAAATTAAACAATGGAAACTGGAAATTAAAACCGATGTACGGATTAAACTTAGGATTAAAATACGCCATGTTAGACAAGAAATTAAACATTTCTGCTTATATGAATGACATTTTAAGAACTTCCCATTTACGTGCACAAGCAACTTCAGATGGTGTAAAACAACAGTACAATATGTATCATGACAATCGCTATTTCACCTTAGGCTTGAGCTATAGCTTTGGAAATTCTAAAATCCAAGTAAAAGAACGTCAAGGAAGCAATAAAGACATTATCAACAGAAAATAA
- a CDS encoding beta-ketoacyl-ACP synthase III: MLKNKQQYAQLTALGGYLPPKRRTNADLERLSDTSDEWIMKRTGIKERRILEDGLATSDMAVAAIKELCAAYQKNAEDIDALLIATSSPDMPMPSTANIVCHKLNLKNVWAFDMNAACSGFLYALDMGAALVETGRYKNVVVVGADKISTYVNSKDRSTNILFGDGAGAVWLEPSAETGILDALLLSDGKGIEYLNIKGGGSLYPHDAEDWNEEHRYLKQDGKVVFKNAVTAMSAACQTLLKKNDLTIDNVNWLVAHQANKRIIDAVGKELDIETHKALNNITYSGNTIAATIPLCLWEFKDQIQKGDLLLLTAFGAGFSWGASLLQWNI; this comes from the coding sequence ATGTTAAAAAACAAACAACAATATGCTCAACTAACGGCCCTTGGGGGTTACCTACCGCCAAAAAGACGCACCAATGCTGATTTAGAACGTTTATCGGACACTTCTGACGAGTGGATCATGAAGAGAACGGGAATCAAAGAGCGCCGAATTTTAGAAGATGGTCTAGCGACATCGGACATGGCTGTAGCCGCTATAAAAGAATTGTGTGCTGCATATCAAAAAAACGCAGAGGATATTGACGCACTTCTCATTGCGACTTCCTCCCCTGACATGCCCATGCCCTCAACAGCCAATATCGTTTGCCACAAGCTAAACCTCAAAAACGTATGGGCTTTCGACATGAATGCAGCTTGTTCTGGTTTTTTGTATGCTTTAGATATGGGGGCAGCTTTAGTAGAAACAGGTCGTTACAAAAATGTCGTGGTTGTCGGAGCAGATAAAATTAGCACGTATGTAAATAGCAAAGATCGCTCAACCAATATTCTATTTGGTGATGGAGCGGGTGCAGTTTGGTTAGAGCCTTCTGCAGAGACTGGAATTTTAGATGCTTTATTACTCAGTGATGGCAAGGGAATCGAATACCTCAACATCAAAGGTGGAGGTTCCTTGTATCCTCATGACGCTGAAGATTGGAATGAGGAGCATCGTTATTTAAAACAAGATGGCAAGGTAGTCTTCAAAAATGCGGTAACCGCAATGAGTGCAGCTTGTCAAACGCTCTTAAAAAAGAATGATCTAACCATTGATAACGTCAATTGGCTCGTTGCTCATCAAGCAAATAAACGCATCATTGATGCTGTCGGTAAAGAATTGGATATCGAAACACACAAAGCCTTAAATAATATTACCTATTCTGGTAATACCATTGCCGCTACGATCCCCCTATGTCTGTGGGAATTTAAAGATCAAATTCAAAAAGGGGATTTACTCTTGCTTACTGCTTTCGGCGCAGGATTTTCTTGGGGTGCGAGTTTATTACAGTGGAATATATAA
- a CDS encoding outer membrane beta-barrel family protein: MKNKITFFIAFFCGITFLQAQNTIKGKVLNKDKQPIDFAELHLVKESNDQLAQQGFTAETGEFTLTNIPTAQYKLNIHYLGQLLYTKEMLIDQHMDLGEIVAESSTELGEIVVQAEKKLVERKADRLVFNTANSVASQGMDAIEALTNTPLVKVQNDKISIVGKSSVTVMINDKIVHLQGDALTNYLKTLRSDDIEKIEVITNPPSKYEASGNSGLINIVLKKNKSLGMYGSVSSSYSYNNYNWYSLNGSLNYQKKKWNVMLKANGGDGKYGNENTYTFKNDTRILDSYAKPTGAYTSGGINLTTNYQLSDKEVIGATYDLSKYKNDNTNPNTSKYIALPEQKTDSIIKSITEATNNNIYHTANLFYDRNLDTLGSKLSLGVNYFSNIPDGATDMNEYDPQHKLRNSTYYTNDLKYQVWSGTADVSYKLSWADVEFGGKYSNYDNKSKVFYYNRIDEDLVYDNSRSNRFNYKEDNFAGYVSLHKKLSDQWSVKGGMRFEQTEVEGHLVETNETFKKSYGKWFPTAYISYDPNENHSFNFNYSKRINRPYSGILNPFRYYANSYSYNSGNPELDPSFTDNFELNYLFHGSLSVGLNYYHITNSFDQYSTLIDDVFISTYYNMLNSDNYGLDLSYSDKITGWWQTSTGVNTNYSSSYYRNKIANQIPQNGVYFSYYSQNTFTVNTAKTLHAFLNWYHQVPHKSDNTKYGSYSALTTGVKANVLNKKLNLNVTLYDIFNTGKSNGTSYFNDNVQNFTNSWNSRRLTIGATYTFGDSSNKKSIKEANFEDKSRSSK, from the coding sequence ATGAAAAATAAAATCACCTTTTTTATTGCCTTTTTTTGCGGGATTACCTTCCTGCAAGCCCAGAATACAATCAAGGGGAAAGTACTCAATAAAGACAAGCAACCGATAGATTTTGCTGAGTTGCACTTAGTCAAAGAAAGTAATGACCAATTAGCACAGCAAGGCTTCACTGCGGAAACGGGTGAATTTACGTTGACGAATATTCCAACTGCACAATACAAGTTAAACATTCACTACTTAGGTCAATTGTTATACACAAAAGAAATGTTGATTGACCAGCATATGGATTTAGGGGAGATTGTTGCAGAATCATCAACGGAACTAGGTGAGATTGTCGTACAAGCGGAAAAGAAATTAGTAGAACGCAAAGCCGACCGTTTGGTATTCAATACGGCAAATAGCGTTGCTTCTCAAGGTATGGATGCCATAGAAGCATTGACCAATACCCCTTTAGTCAAAGTGCAAAATGACAAAATTAGCATTGTGGGAAAAAGTAGTGTGACGGTTATGATTAACGATAAGATTGTTCACTTACAAGGGGATGCTTTGACGAATTATTTAAAGACCCTGCGTTCGGATGATATTGAGAAAATTGAAGTAATCACCAATCCTCCTTCCAAATACGAAGCTAGTGGAAACAGTGGATTGATTAATATCGTTTTGAAGAAAAACAAATCCTTGGGGATGTATGGATCCGTGAGTAGCTCCTATTCGTACAACAACTACAATTGGTATTCGCTCAATGGAAGTTTAAATTACCAAAAGAAGAAGTGGAATGTGATGCTGAAAGCCAATGGAGGAGATGGAAAATACGGCAATGAGAATACGTATACTTTTAAAAACGATACGCGTATTTTAGATTCTTATGCTAAACCAACAGGGGCTTATACTTCAGGAGGAATCAACCTGACCACCAACTACCAGCTATCAGACAAAGAGGTAATTGGAGCGACCTATGATTTATCCAAGTACAAAAATGACAATACGAATCCCAATACATCCAAATATATAGCCTTACCGGAGCAAAAAACAGATTCTATCATCAAGTCTATTACAGAAGCAACCAACAACAACATTTACCATACGGCTAATTTATTTTACGACCGCAACTTAGATACCCTGGGAAGCAAACTATCCTTAGGGGTAAATTACTTTTCTAATATTCCAGATGGAGCAACAGACATGAATGAATACGATCCCCAACACAAGCTTCGCAATTCAACTTATTACACCAATGACTTAAAATATCAGGTATGGAGTGGAACAGCGGATGTATCGTATAAATTGTCGTGGGCTGATGTTGAATTTGGAGGAAAGTACTCGAATTACGACAATAAATCCAAGGTATTTTACTACAACCGAATTGATGAAGATTTAGTTTATGACAATAGTCGCAGCAACCGATTCAACTACAAAGAAGATAACTTTGCTGGATATGTCAGTTTACACAAAAAATTAAGCGATCAATGGAGTGTTAAAGGAGGAATGCGATTTGAGCAAACAGAAGTAGAAGGTCATCTAGTAGAGACGAATGAAACATTTAAAAAATCATATGGCAAATGGTTTCCAACTGCTTATATTTCCTATGATCCCAATGAGAATCACTCGTTCAACTTCAATTACTCTAAGCGCATCAACCGTCCATACTCTGGCATTTTGAACCCATTCCGCTACTATGCAAATAGTTATTCCTACAACAGCGGAAATCCAGAATTAGACCCTTCATTTACAGATAATTTCGAATTGAATTACCTCTTTCACGGCTCTTTGTCTGTGGGGTTAAATTACTATCACATTACCAATTCGTTTGATCAGTATTCAACCTTAATTGACGATGTTTTTATCAGTACCTATTACAATATGTTGAATAGTGACAACTATGGATTAGACCTTTCATATAGCGATAAAATAACAGGATGGTGGCAAACCAGTACAGGAGTCAATACAAACTATTCGAGTTCTTATTACCGCAATAAAATAGCCAATCAAATTCCCCAAAATGGAGTATACTTTAGTTACTATTCACAAAACACGTTTACGGTGAATACCGCTAAAACCTTACATGCATTTTTAAACTGGTATCACCAAGTACCCCATAAATCAGACAATACTAAATATGGTTCGTATTCAGCGTTGACTACAGGAGTTAAAGCGAATGTATTGAACAAGAAACTCAACCTCAATGTTACCTTATACGATATCTTCAATACAGGTAAATCCAACGGAACGAGTTATTTCAATGACAACGTACAAAACTTCACCAACAGCTGGAATAGCCGAAGATTGACCATTGGTGCAACCTATACTTTTGGAGATAGCTCCAACAAAAAAAGCATTAAAGAGGCGAATTTTGAAGATAAAAGCCGAAGCAGTAAATAG
- a CDS encoding helix-turn-helix domain-containing protein has protein sequence MKNNYIQSYSIADILNRYERFIVDKRLAVVEIGPKHSQYFVIGKPYKFASFGLILITSGECEITINLEPTKVKKNDILVVLPQQFFEIIHFTKDFSVQAFFASGELFLDAGFHLKSNNLFHFFSSQYPKILPLNTYIIKEINYHLKRLNKLVFDKDNIFTHQLILHHFSILMYELGHFYNKRVLAKTEKKTLRKEELTKNFLFLVSSHFKKERSVQFYADHLFISRKHLTKIIAEVFGKAPKDIIVETIILEAKIMLKNPTNSITQVATELNFQDVALFSKFFKNSTGISPREFKLIN, from the coding sequence GTGAAAAATAATTATATACAATCTTACTCTATTGCTGATATCTTAAATCGATATGAGCGTTTCATTGTTGACAAGCGACTAGCAGTAGTAGAGATTGGCCCAAAACACAGCCAGTATTTTGTTATTGGCAAACCCTATAAATTTGCTTCATTTGGCTTAATTCTCATCACTTCGGGTGAATGTGAGATTACCATTAATTTAGAGCCCACCAAAGTAAAGAAAAACGATATTCTCGTGGTGTTACCTCAACAATTCTTTGAAATTATCCACTTTACCAAAGACTTTAGCGTACAAGCTTTTTTTGCCAGTGGAGAATTATTCTTAGATGCGGGATTTCACTTAAAATCGAACAATCTATTTCATTTTTTTTCTTCTCAGTATCCCAAGATATTACCCTTGAATACCTATATTATCAAGGAAATCAACTATCATTTGAAGCGACTTAACAAACTTGTTTTTGACAAAGACAATATCTTTACCCATCAATTGATTCTCCATCATTTTTCGATTTTGATGTACGAATTGGGTCATTTTTACAACAAAAGAGTTTTAGCAAAAACAGAAAAAAAGACCCTTCGCAAAGAAGAGCTAACCAAAAACTTCCTCTTTTTGGTTTCCTCTCATTTCAAAAAAGAGCGAAGTGTACAATTCTATGCGGATCACCTATTTATCAGTCGCAAGCACCTAACGAAAATTATAGCGGAAGTATTTGGCAAAGCGCCCAAGGATATTATTGTAGAGACCATCATCTTAGAGGCGAAAATTATGTTGAAAAACCCTACTAATTCAATCACTCAAGTGGCCACTGAACTCAATTTTCAAGATGTCGCGCTTTTCAGTAAGTTTTTCAAAAACAGTACAGGAATCTCACCTAGAGAATTTAAGTTAATAAATTAA